The following are from one region of the Veillonella nakazawae genome:
- the feoB gene encoding ferrous iron transport protein B, translating to MAEKGQIRIALAGNPNCGKTTMFNNITGAKQHVGNYAGVTVEKKEGYKKFDGHDLLFIDLPGTYSLTARSLDELVARNVIVNDNPDVIVNVLDASNLERNLYLAAQLLELEKPMVIALNMSDVAEDMGIKYDLKKMAEMTGATIVSTVGRTNIGTNELLAATVSVAASQKAPGVTINYGDLLEGKISELVEELKQAGTVTYPLRWVAVKLLEKDADVIGKVMRFDNTEAVIQKAEAIREEIKDQVDLDIVFQEYRHRFAVEVYNTCLTQAPTQLETRSDRYDKILTHRILGLPIFMVVMWLLFNFVNTVGAIPQGWIEDGFTALQAWVVTVIPEGQLQSLISDGIIAGVGAVLSFVPLILLLFLGISFLEDTGYMARAAFVIDRVMRACGLHGKSFIPLLLGFGCSVPSVMGARILDNYKDRMVTILITPFMSCSARLPVYTLFAAAFFPPEWAGTVVFGVYALGIVFGIVFAKIFRKYLFAGEAEPFVMELPPYHLPTLKATLTHMFERGIMYLKKAGTFILAASILVWFITTYPMDVEYSKDYDALHDQVAQTYEMKDAETLAHFGIATDEQKDQVNEIVDNMKSTVADATTQAEDAGEAAPEIEVEDDSEAPELFNDIKEQNEQLFPVAWSMYKNSVNLDDENQKIDQEKNSEKLEQSYAAIFGKAINPVLKPLGFDWKIGVSLVAGLAAKEVVVSTLGTIYAVGGDTDHPQALTDYLQNDPHFTPLIALTLMLFILIYPPCIAALAVIKRETGSWKWMLFMFFYENAFAWIACFIFYNIGLALGF from the coding sequence ATGGCAGAAAAAGGGCAAATTCGCATTGCCTTAGCAGGTAACCCTAACTGTGGTAAAACTACAATGTTTAACAATATCACAGGGGCGAAGCAACACGTTGGTAACTATGCCGGCGTTACAGTAGAAAAAAAGGAAGGCTATAAGAAATTTGATGGCCATGATTTATTGTTTATTGACTTACCAGGTACATATAGCTTAACTGCACGTTCCTTGGATGAGTTAGTAGCGCGTAATGTTATCGTAAATGATAACCCAGATGTAATTGTTAATGTTCTTGATGCATCTAATTTGGAACGTAACTTATATTTAGCTGCACAATTATTGGAACTTGAAAAGCCAATGGTTATTGCTCTAAACATGTCTGATGTTGCTGAAGATATGGGCATCAAATATGACCTAAAAAAAATGGCAGAAATGACAGGGGCTACAATTGTTAGCACAGTAGGTCGTACAAACATTGGTACAAATGAGTTGTTAGCAGCAACAGTTAGTGTAGCTGCTTCTCAAAAAGCTCCTGGTGTAACAATTAACTATGGTGATTTGTTAGAAGGCAAAATTAGTGAACTTGTAGAAGAGCTAAAACAAGCTGGTACTGTTACATATCCACTTCGTTGGGTTGCTGTTAAGTTGTTAGAAAAAGATGCGGACGTTATTGGCAAAGTTATGCGCTTTGATAATACGGAAGCTGTTATTCAAAAGGCTGAAGCTATTCGTGAAGAAATTAAGGATCAAGTTGATCTTGATATTGTCTTCCAAGAATATCGTCACCGCTTCGCAGTAGAAGTATATAATACATGTTTAACACAGGCTCCTACACAATTAGAAACGCGTTCTGACCGTTATGATAAAATTTTAACTCACCGTATTCTTGGTTTGCCAATTTTTATGGTTGTAATGTGGTTACTATTTAACTTTGTAAATACTGTAGGTGCTATTCCTCAAGGTTGGATTGAAGATGGCTTTACTGCATTACAAGCATGGGTTGTAACAGTTATTCCAGAAGGTCAGTTACAATCACTTATTTCTGACGGTATCATCGCCGGTGTAGGTGCTGTACTATCCTTCGTACCATTAATTCTATTATTATTCCTTGGTATCTCTTTCTTGGAAGATACAGGGTATATGGCACGTGCTGCCTTCGTTATTGACCGTGTAATGCGCGCTTGTGGTTTACATGGTAAATCGTTTATTCCTTTATTATTAGGTTTTGGTTGTTCCGTACCATCCGTAATGGGTGCACGTATCCTTGATAACTACAAAGATCGTATGGTAACAATCTTAATTACTCCATTCATGAGTTGTTCTGCACGCTTACCTGTTTATACTTTGTTTGCAGCAGCATTTTTCCCTCCTGAATGGGCTGGTACTGTAGTATTTGGTGTGTATGCACTAGGTATTGTATTTGGTATCGTATTTGCTAAAATTTTCCGCAAATATTTATTTGCTGGCGAAGCAGAACCATTCGTAATGGAATTGCCTCCATATCATTTACCAACTTTAAAAGCTACATTAACTCATATGTTTGAACGTGGTATTATGTACCTTAAAAAAGCAGGTACTTTCATCCTTGCTGCCTCCATCCTCGTATGGTTTATCACAACATATCCAATGGATGTAGAATACTCCAAAGATTATGATGCATTGCATGATCAAGTAGCTCAAACATATGAAATGAAAGATGCAGAAACTTTGGCTCATTTTGGTATCGCTACAGATGAACAAAAAGACCAAGTTAATGAAATCGTTGACAATATGAAATCTACTGTAGCAGATGCCACTACACAAGCAGAGGATGCTGGAGAAGCTGCTCCTGAAATCGAAGTAGAAGATGATTCTGAAGCACCTGAATTGTTCAATGACATTAAAGAACAAAATGAACAATTATTCCCAGTAGCATGGTCTATGTACAAAAATAGCGTTAATTTAGATGATGAAAATCAAAAAATTGACCAAGAAAAAAATTCTGAAAAATTGGAACAATCCTATGCTGCTATATTCGGTAAAGCAATCAACCCAGTTCTTAAACCATTAGGCTTTGACTGGAAAATCGGTGTATCTCTCGTGGCTGGTTTAGCGGCTAAAGAAGTTGTTGTATCTACATTGGGTACTATCTATGCTGTAGGTGGCGATACAGATCATCCTCAAGCATTGACTGATTACTTACAAAATGATCCACACTTTACACCATTGATTGCATTAACATTAATGCTATTCATCTTGATTTACCCTCCATGTATCGCAGCGCTAGCAGTTATTAAACGCGAAACTGGTTCTTGGAAATGGATGCTATTCATGTTCTTCTATGAAAATGCTTTCGCATGGATTGCATGCTTTATTTTCTACAATATTGGTTTGGCACTAGGCTTCTAA
- a CDS encoding FeoA family protein, with the protein MAIKKLKDMKPGESGLIVTLHGSGNVKHRLIDMGLVHGTKIHVMKYAPLGDPVEIKVKNFELALRNSEAGMIDVEVQ; encoded by the coding sequence ATGGCTATCAAAAAGTTAAAAGACATGAAACCAGGTGAGTCTGGTCTTATTGTTACACTACATGGCAGTGGCAACGTTAAGCATCGTCTAATTGACATGGGTCTTGTACATGGTACAAAAATCCATGTTATGAAGTATGCCCCTTTGGGGGATCCGGTGGAAATCAAAGTAAAAAACTTTGAATTAGCACTTCGTAATAGCGAAGCTGGCATGATTGATGTAGAGGTTCAATAG
- a CDS encoding DEAD/DEAH box helicase, with translation MKSFKSLGVCDELIQALQKQGIKEPTPIQEQAIPVVFKGNDVIAKAQTGTGKTLAFLLPILQRVHTDVHQEQVLIIAPTRELVKQISDEAKEIGSILNVDILPLIGGKTIEAQLQQLGRRPQVILGTPGRLLDHAKRGSLHLDCIRRVVLDEADQMLHMGFLLDIENLISQTDANRQLLLFSATIPDKIRNLAKAYMSKPASVTAEGKHVTLESIDQRVYMMNTEEKTQRLIKMIEEDNPFLAIVFCNKREGAVRLSYELTAAGLNIAEMHGDLTQGRRTQILRDFAKAKTQILVATDIAARGIDIEGITHVYNYDVPRDVDYYIHRIGRTGRAGNSGVAVTFATPQDESWLRRIERAIQATLTKYTKDGQIKTKGNASTAPKRAKSSGKPKITSSYQSTKAKAHKARGHKGANTRQRRTSTSQTGRRGKRR, from the coding sequence ATGAAATCTTTTAAATCTCTAGGCGTTTGTGATGAACTCATCCAAGCCCTTCAAAAACAAGGTATCAAGGAGCCAACTCCAATTCAAGAACAAGCCATTCCTGTTGTATTTAAAGGGAATGATGTTATAGCAAAAGCTCAAACAGGCACAGGCAAAACATTAGCCTTCTTATTGCCGATTCTACAACGTGTTCACACTGATGTGCATCAAGAACAAGTGCTCATCATTGCACCTACCCGTGAGCTTGTAAAACAAATTTCCGATGAGGCAAAAGAAATAGGTTCTATTTTAAATGTAGACATCCTCCCTCTCATCGGCGGTAAAACGATTGAAGCACAGTTACAACAATTAGGACGTCGCCCTCAAGTTATTTTAGGCACTCCTGGTCGCCTATTGGATCACGCAAAACGGGGTTCACTCCACTTAGATTGCATTCGTCGTGTCGTACTCGATGAAGCTGACCAAATGCTTCACATGGGATTCTTACTGGACATTGAAAACCTCATTAGTCAAACAGATGCTAATAGACAACTTTTACTATTCTCTGCAACAATTCCTGATAAGATTAGAAATCTTGCAAAAGCGTATATGTCTAAACCGGCTTCTGTAACAGCTGAGGGTAAACATGTAACACTTGAATCTATCGATCAACGCGTATACATGATGAACACAGAAGAAAAAACGCAACGTCTCATCAAAATGATCGAAGAAGACAACCCATTCTTAGCAATTGTGTTCTGTAATAAGCGTGAAGGTGCTGTTCGCTTATCCTATGAGTTAACTGCAGCAGGCCTAAATATTGCTGAAATGCATGGCGATTTGACACAAGGTCGACGCACTCAAATATTACGTGATTTCGCAAAAGCTAAAACACAAATCTTAGTAGCTACAGATATTGCGGCTCGCGGCATTGACATCGAAGGCATTACACATGTTTATAACTACGACGTACCACGCGACGTAGATTACTATATCCACCGTATTGGCCGTACTGGTCGTGCGGGCAATTCCGGTGTAGCTGTTACATTTGCCACACCACAGGATGAATCTTGGCTACGACGTATTGAGCGCGCCATCCAGGCAACGCTTACTAAATACACTAAAGATGGACAAATTAAGACTAAAGGTAATGCAAGTACTGCGCCAAAACGTGCAAAATCTTCTGGCAAACCTAAGATTACAAGTTCCTATCAATCTACAAAGGCTAAAGCTCATAAAGCTCGTGGCCACAAAGGTGCTAATACACGCCAACGCCGCACTTCTACCTCTCAAACTGGACGTCGTGGTAAACGCAGATAA